A section of the Jaculus jaculus isolate mJacJac1 chromosome 6, mJacJac1.mat.Y.cur, whole genome shotgun sequence genome encodes:
- the LOC101618045 gene encoding LOW QUALITY PROTEIN: histone chaperone ASF1 (The sequence of the model RefSeq protein was modified relative to this genomic sequence to represent the inferred CDS: inserted 3 bases in 2 codons), with amino-acid sequence MAKVQVNNVVVLDKPSPFYNPFQITFKFIEDLSEDLEWKIIYVGSAESEEYDQVLDSVLVGPVPARRXMFVFQAHAPSPGLIPDADAVGVTVVLITCTYEGQEFIRVGYYVNNEYTETXLRETPPVKPEFSKLQRNILASNPRVTRFHINWEDNTENLEDAEISNPNLQFLLSTDAIPSASKGWSTSENSLTCLLRQHTC; translated from the exons ATGGCAAAGGTTCAGGTGAACAATGTAGTGGTGCTGGACAAGCCGTCTCCCTTCTACAACCCCTTCCAGATCACCTTCAAGTTCATCGAGGACCTGTCTGAAGACTTGGAATGGAAAATTATCTATGTGGGCTCCGCAGAAAGTGAAGAATATGACCAAGTTTTAGACTCTGTTTTAGTGGGCCCTGTTCCTGCCAGGA CAATGTTTGTGTTTCAGGCTCATGCACCTAGCCCAGGACTCATTCCAGATGCAGACGCAGTGGGTGTAACAGTTGTGCTAATTACTTGCACCTATGAAGGTCAGGAATTTATTAGAGTTGGCTATTATGTAAATAATGAATATACTGAAAC ATTAAGGGAAACTCCACCAGTAAAGCCAGAGTTTTCTAAGCTTCAAAGGAACATTTTGGCATCTAATCCCAGAGTCACAAGGTTCCACATTAACTGGGAAGATAACACAGAAAACCTGGAAGATGCAGAGATCAGTAATCCAAATCTACAGTTCCTTCTTTCCACAGATGCAATACCCTCAGCATCAAAGGGATGGTCCACATCAGAAAACTCACTAACgtgcttgcttcggcagcacacatgctaa